The following coding sequences lie in one Arachis ipaensis cultivar K30076 chromosome B05, Araip1.1, whole genome shotgun sequence genomic window:
- the LOC107643891 gene encoding dnaJ homolog subfamily B member 1, with protein sequence MGMDYYNILKVNRNASDEDLKKAYKRLAMIWHPDKNPLNKSEAEAKFKRISEAYDVLSDPQKRQIYDLYGEEALKSGQFPPPPPSSSSSSSSYYSSSSSSRPYQNGSAHQHHQRQNPGTSSSSFRFNPRDADDIYAEIFGSEGGDVGSSGARGGGGARRDAFFKTSNGFAGAPRKAAAVENVLPCSLEELYKGIKKKMKISRTVCDTFGKFRNVEEILTIEIKPGWKKGTKVTFPEKGNQEPSVIPADLVFVIDEKPHILYRRDGNDLVIHQEISLLEALTGKTLDLTTLDGRSLMIPLTDIIKPGAEVVVPNEGMPISKEPGKKGNLRIKLDVKYPSRLTPEQKSDLRRVLGGVS encoded by the exons ATGGGCATGGATTACTACAACATTTTGAAAGTGAACCGAAACGCGAGTGACGAGGACCTGAAGAAAGCGTACAAGAGACTCGCAATGATCTGGCACCCCGACAAGAACCCCCTCAACAAGTCCGAAGCTGAGGCCAAATTCAAACGTATCTCCGAAGCATACGATGTTCTCAGCGACCCTCAGAAGCGTCAGATCTACGATCTCTACGGCGAGGAGGCTCTCAAGTCCGGTCAGTTCCCCCCGCCTCcgccgtcgtcgtcgtcgtcatcaTCTTCCTactattcttcttcctcttcttcgcgCCCTTATCAGAACGGCAGCGCACACCAACACCACCAGCGCCAGAACCCTGGCACGTCGTCGTCATCCTTTCGGTTTAATCCCCGCGATGCTGACGACATTTACGCCGAGATCTTCGGCAGCGAAGGGGGTGACGTGGGCAGCAGTGGGGCGAGGGGAGGTGGTGGCGCGCGGAGGGATGCGTTCTTTAAGACGTCGAATGGGTTCGCCGGGGCGCCGAGGAAGGCTGCTGCTGTCGAGAACGTGCTGCCGTGTAGCTTGGAGGAACTATACAAGGGaatcaagaagaagatgaagatctCCAGAACAGTCTGTGATACTTTTGG AAAGTTCCGGAATGTGGAGGAGATTTTGACAATTGAGATAAAACCTGGATGGAAAAAAGGAACAAAGGTTACTTTCCCGGAGAAGGGTAACCAGGAGCCAAGTGTCATCCCAGCCGATCTTGTTTTCGTGATAGATGAGAAACCACACATTCTATATAGAAGGGATGGTAATGACTTGGTGATACACCAGGAGATATCACTTTTGGAGGCTCTTACAGGTAAAACTTTGGACTTGACAACTTTGGATGGAAGGAGTCTAATGATCCCACTCACAGATATTATTAAACCTGGTGCTGAGGTTGTTGTCCCTAATGAAGGAATGCCCATATCGAAAGAACCTGGGAAGAAGGGGAATTTGAGAATTAAGCTTGATGTCAAGTATCCTTCAAGGCTAACTCCAGAGCAGAAATCTGATCTCAGGAGAGTATTGGGTGGAGTCTCATAG